One genomic region from Bacteroidota bacterium encodes:
- a CDS encoding sodium-translocating pyrophosphatase: MKRLLPILLLLVSPILTFASEADLPIPDLGLSYFENLGMNGWSLLLYGSIITFIGLFFGIWQYSKIKKIPVHKSMLNISSTIYETCKTYLFQQGKFLVILFIIISVAVVYYFLGLVEGITIPKVLLILLWTVLGILGSYGVAWFGIRINTLANSRTSFAALKEKPFNVMSIPLQSGMSVGLLLVSVELILMLVILLFVAGENAGACFIGFAIGESLGASALRIAGGIFTKIADIGADLMKLVFNLPEDDPRNPGVIADCTGDNAGDSVGPTADGFETYGVTGVALIAFIVLAIGNIEFQSTLIVWIFVMRLLMILTSIIAYYINHAISKAKFGDSDKFNFETPLTNLVWITSIISIIVTYIVSYFLIGTLNIGEIVDNDLWWKLATIISFGTLAAAVIPEFTKAFTSSKSRHVNEIVTASKEGGASLTILSGIVAGNFSAFWKGMVMVILMVGAFYVSTMGLDAFMIYPSIFAFGLVAFGFLGMGPVTIAVDSYGPVTDNAQSVFELSQIEKIPNIKDEIKKDFGFEPNFKDGKHHLEANDSAGNTFKATAKPVLIGTAVIGATTMIFSIILLLEKTGLLQLELTDPQVLLGFITGGAVIFWFSGASMQAVTTGAYRAVEYIKKTINLDVEKADLESSKNVVKICTKYAQNGMWNIFAVIFTFTLAFAFFDPNFFVAYLISIAVFGLFQAMYMANAGGAWDNAKKVVEVDMKEDGTPLHKAAVIGDTVGDPFKDTSSVALNPIIKFSTLFGLLAAEISIHMIKAAEEGASNYLPYIGIGLFTIGLYFVYRSFYGMRIKK, from the coding sequence ATGAAACGATTATTACCTATTTTGTTATTATTGGTTTCTCCAATATTAACATTTGCAAGCGAAGCTGACTTACCCATTCCTGACCTTGGACTAAGTTATTTTGAGAATTTAGGAATGAATGGCTGGTCACTTTTATTGTATGGTTCAATTATTACTTTTATTGGATTATTTTTTGGAATATGGCAATATTCAAAAATCAAGAAAATCCCTGTCCATAAATCAATGCTTAACATATCAAGCACAATTTATGAAACATGTAAAACTTATCTTTTTCAGCAAGGTAAATTTCTTGTTATTTTATTTATAATAATAAGTGTTGCCGTTGTTTATTATTTTCTTGGATTAGTAGAAGGAATAACAATTCCAAAAGTATTACTCATCCTTTTATGGACAGTTTTAGGGATACTTGGTTCTTATGGTGTTGCATGGTTTGGTATTAGAATAAACACACTTGCTAACAGCCGTACATCTTTTGCCGCACTAAAAGAGAAACCATTTAATGTAATGTCAATACCTTTACAATCAGGAATGAGTGTTGGGTTGTTATTGGTATCTGTTGAGTTAATATTAATGCTTGTAATTTTACTATTTGTTGCCGGAGAAAATGCAGGAGCTTGTTTTATTGGTTTTGCAATAGGTGAATCGCTTGGTGCAAGTGCATTGCGTATTGCCGGAGGAATTTTTACAAAGATAGCTGATATTGGAGCTGACCTTATGAAACTTGTTTTCAATCTTCCTGAAGATGACCCACGTAACCCCGGTGTTATTGCCGATTGTACAGGCGATAATGCAGGAGATAGTGTTGGTCCTACAGCTGATGGCTTTGAAACTTATGGCGTTACAGGTGTTGCTTTAATAGCTTTTATTGTATTGGCAATAGGTAATATTGAATTTCAAAGTACTCTTATAGTATGGATATTTGTAATGCGACTATTAATGATACTTACATCTATTATTGCATATTATATTAATCACGCTATTTCAAAAGCTAAATTTGGAGATTCAGATAAATTCAATTTTGAAACACCATTAACAAATCTCGTTTGGATAACTTCAATAATTTCAATAATTGTTACATATATTGTAAGTTATTTCCTTATTGGAACATTAAACATAGGAGAAATCGTTGACAACGATCTTTGGTGGAAGCTTGCAACAATTATCAGTTTTGGTACATTGGCAGCAGCTGTTATTCCTGAATTTACTAAAGCATTTACAAGTTCAAAATCACGACATGTTAACGAAATAGTAACAGCTTCAAAAGAAGGTGGTGCTTCCTTAACAATTCTATCGGGAATTGTTGCAGGTAATTTTAGTGCATTTTGGAAAGGAATGGTAATGGTTATTTTAATGGTAGGAGCTTTTTATGTAAGTACTATGGGATTAGATGCCTTTATGATTTATCCATCAATATTTGCATTCGGGCTTGTTGCGTTTGGCTTTTTAGGAATGGGGCCTGTTACTATTGCTGTTGACAGCTACGGACCTGTTACTGACAATGCTCAGTCTGTTTTTGAATTATCTCAAATTGAAAAAATTCCTAATATTAAAGATGAGATTAAAAAAGATTTTGGTTTTGAGCCTAATTTTAAAGATGGTAAACATCATCTCGAAGCAAATGATTCGGCAGGAAATACTTTTAAAGCTACAGCAAAACCTGTATTAATAGGTACTGCTGTTATTGGTGCAACAACAATGATTTTTTCAATAATTCTTTTATTAGAAAAAACAGGATTACTTCAATTGGAACTAACCGACCCACAGGTTCTTTTAGGATTCATCACAGGTGGTGCTGTTATTTTTTGGTTTTCAGGTGCTTCAATGCAAGCTGTTACAACAGGTGCTTATCGTGCTGTTGAATATATTAAAAAAACAATTAATTTAGATGTTGAAAAAGCTGACTTAGAATCATCAAAAAATGTTGTAAAAATATGTACAAAATATGCACAAAACGGAATGTGGAATATTTTTGCAGTAATATTTACATTTACTCTTGCATTTGCATTTTTTGACCCTAACTTTTTTGTTGCATATTTAATTTCAATTGCAGTATTTGGTTTATTTCAGGCTATGTACATGGCTAATGCAGGTGGTGCTTGGGATAACGCAAAAAAAGTTGTTGAAGTTGATATGAAAGAAGACGGAACTCCATTGCATAAAGCTGCCGTTATCGGTGATACTGTTGGTGATCCTTTTAAAGATACTTCTTCAGTTGCTTTAAATCCGATAATTAAATTCTCAACTTTGTTTGGACTTTTGGCAGCAGAAATATCAATTCACATGATTAAAGCTGCAGAAGAAGGTGCTTCTAATTACCTTCCTTATATTGGAATAGGATTGTTTACAATAGGACTTTATTTCGTTTACAGGTCTTTTTATGGAATGAGAATTAAAAAATAA